From the genome of Capsicum annuum cultivar UCD-10X-F1 chromosome 4, UCD10Xv1.1, whole genome shotgun sequence:
AAATAAGCAAGGTCGATAAACAGATCAGTTCCCTAATTTTGATTGACTGGTCCTCCATACTAAGTAAAGCTATCGAGCTTTAGAACCCCAAAAAACCATCCTTCTCCAGTAGGCAAAAGTTACAAAAAATGAGGAAGATAATTCATGCAAGTAGACATTATTTAGAGTTTTAGTAACTTTGATTTTGGTTAATTGAAAATTCCAAGTCAGGTATAATAACTGGAACATTTGGGAGGGAGATGCACTCCTAGATGAGTAAATATTCAAAAACAAACACTAAATGCAAGTATAATTTTAGAGTCATATTTAAGGTTATAATCATTTTTTATAACCAAAAAATTAGACTATGCACACTATTCGAAATCAACAGACCTcaaataccaaaaaggaacaacACCAAGGCCAGAAagcaaaatgaaaattaaaataacgAAGATCCTGCATTAATCTTAGAAGTGGAGCAGTAGGCAATATAATAAACTGAAGTTCACATATAATCAACCTCATATTGATAACATAATCATAAGAAACCAAAGCATAGCCCACATTACACTCTACAGAAATCACTATAATACAATCACATAGTAATATCATTAAATTATACCTCACAATATTAGCACGCTACATCTCTTTAAAGAGGGAGATTTCTCTAATAGATGTGGTAGGTACCCCCTCATCTTCCTGCTCCAGCCTTATTTTGTTCAGTGCAATAGTTTCATTAGTTACGCGATCATGAGCCTTGTACACTACACTATATGTTCCTTCCtaattttctcaactttttcATACTTCAATTACTCAAAAATCACTACGAACATAAGAATATCCTAAATCAAAAAGCAACTGAAGACTAAATATACGAATAATCTTCTTTACCTGATCCATCTAGTTCAAACTCAATGGATTCCCTGAAAAAGAAAGTAGTCGAAACACAAGAAGATTCTCAGAAAGCAATACACTTTTATAGCCTTCTGAAGTAATTCGAGAGCTTGATTAGGCTCGTAGATGGATTCATAGATGACAAATATATCGACAAGGCCACTCGCAATCTCTTTTGAATTTCCAAGCCAGCAGTATAACACAACCCTAAGTGGCAATTTAATGCTGTTACAACGGGCAAACAGATAACAAACTCTAAATTTCTCTTTCCCCTTGAAGAACTCTCAAACGATTTTATGGCTCGAAGAGCTATTTCAAGAGCTTTCACTGCTAATTCTATTCTGCAAAGGAGAATTCTTTTAAAGATGGACCAGCATCACTTCATTCACAACAGTAGAAGCCACACAAATGATGACAACAACTTATTACTGCTAAAAGATATGTCAGCTTTGTTTACCGCTTACAATTTGCACAAACGAATGGCTTTCTGTCTTTTGTGCGTTTTTCTGTTTGTAGCTTGAACAATCTAGCAGGCAGAACTTTCGGAACTCATCTAATAttgacatttttattttaacGTTGAAAACTCCAACCTGTCAAGTAGAACAAAAGTATGTATATATTTAGTCCACTTCATAAGTAAACTAAGGAGGTGCAGTTGTGCAGATAACTCTGAAACTTACGGAAGTTTATGAGGTCATTTCTACAATGGACGTAATTCTGTGGGAGACTGGAGCAATGATGAGAGGGGTAGATGACTCTGAGAAACTCTTGGATAATAGTGGAAGCAAAGTTAATGAACGCGTTGTCTCTTGTGGTGTATATACTAAGAATGTCATTGAGCTTTGCACATCAAAGTGATCAAATGAAGCTGAGATCAACTAATTTGATGTGGTTAAAGCAAAGTCGCGTCAAGTAACTCAGTATGAAGTGGTATATTAACTTACATCTAAATCTGAAACACCGAGGTAGCAAATAACTTGAATAATCAACATATAATCTTTGCTAATTCATTCTTCCCCATTCCTAATAATTGATACCCACTATCAAGAGAGACCGGACCATTCACCTGAGAACTCAAAAAGCCCAACATTAGTGACAGGATTAATTTTTCTATCTGCTGAGTACTGGGTACAAAGATACCTCTAAGCTGCATGTGTAACACGAACATCAGATATGGCAATGTAAATCTGTAAGCACGTGAAATGCGATGGTTATATGAggtaaaattaaaaatagtagaCGCCTAATCGGCAATATAGTAAGGTCTATTGCTTCCAATTTCTATTACCACATCAATTTTTTAGCAATAAAATCAGATAGGTAGCAGATTTGATACTTACATAGTTTCATATAAGGAAAAAACGTCTCAAGCAAgcattgaaaaataaaatctttcaggTGCATCTGCATAAAAGAAATACACCCGTTTAATAAGTAGCAGAGCAAGCTAGTTTCGATGCTATTCTTTCAACACGACTAATTTTGATTGAGAAGGGAGGAAGGAAGGAAAGGGAGTTGTTGTACCTCTTCAAAAGTATCTTGGCCAGCCAATGAAAGCCTAAGCAGGTAACTTCCTTGTCGAGCAAAGCTAGCTAAGAGTGACAAATTGGTCTGAGTTGAATCACGGTCTTTCAAATGTTCTACACTCGTGAGGTCCTTAATAATATTCCCAAAGATACCAGTATCGACGACAACCCCAACAGAAGTTTTAAAGTGCTACGCTTTTTAATAGCCCTCGCATTCCTGTCCACATCTACATCCTCTGTAACTTTTTCAGAAAAGAAGACTTTCAAGAGGCCTTGAACAAAACTTGGTGAAAAGTCCTTGTATCGCTGATGAAGCAATGAACAGGTCCGGGCCAGGAAGAAGATGCATTAATATAAGAGTACTTACATAATTCCTTCATAGTTTAACCAAATATTACATAAAGTTCCATTTATTTTACTAATTACATGTTATTCCGGAattttgaaatggtgatacatatgtttaagtagaaatacatatataaaagtgagACATACGTAACAGATCAGATATTTATTTTAGGAagcaatgaattttttttttattttaacaacgTAAATCTCGTCTAAACTATTACAAGCGTTAAACACGCAATTTCATTTGTAAACAATTCAACATTGAAGCAAACCTCACTAGAAGCTCAAAGTTTTTCAATTTTGgaacaaaaaaattgatattcaatttttttttttgaattttttcaatgGATCTCGTCACTGTGTTGTTGTGTCATTTTGGGAAATGAGTTTCTGAAATAAGGTACGATAACTATCGGGTCGACGGTATTGTAATTCATGAGAATATCGTACCGCGATTTAATGGACGTCATATCAACTCAATTGAAAATTGATGTATCTCTGAAAAGAATTCATGCCAAATACGTTGTTCAAGGCAATTCATCAGCGTTGGAGATTCATAATGATATGGCTGTGAaattttttcttcagattttgaaagCTGAATTTATATTCGGAAAGTATCCACTGTGTATTACAACAAGTGATATTGTAATTGACAGTGATGATGTTGACGCAGATGATATGACGATTGAGTGTTATGGTTTTTTTGAGCCGTCTGAACTTGCAGTTGTTGTAAATTGGTAACATTGAATATCTGCCAATTGTTAACATGGGTGGTGAAGAACTAATAAGTGATTATTATAATAGCGTTGCAAAGGTGAACCAAAAGTATAAAAACAAAGCTACACTTGTCTGGGTAATGCGTAACTATGCAATCAAGCACAGGTTTAATTTCAAAGCTGAGAGATCTGACAAGCAGAGGttcgttttttatttttaatgagaaTTATTGATTTAATTCGCAATTTAATACATCTAAAAGCTGTAGTGATTCATTTGTATATTAGTTATTGTAACTGGTGTTGCAAATAACAAGTGATTCATATAACTAGTGATTCATATAAGTGATACAAATAACTAAATATTATTGTAagttgatatttatatatatggtgATTCATATTGGTGATTAATATAACTGGTTATTCATGTAATTGGATATTCATATAAATGGCgattcatattgatgatttatataAACAGATTGAAAATACAGGTTATTCATATgattggtgattcatataactgatttttaattttggtgATTAATGTAACTGGATTTTTTATGTTGGTGATTAATGTAATTGGTGTTTCAAATAACAAGTGGTTcatataactggtgattcatataagtgTTGATTTATATAGTTGGTTATTCATATAACCTGTTTTTTATGTTGGTGATTAATGTAACTGGTGTTTCAAATACAAGTGATTCATATAACTAGTGATTCATATAAGTGatacaaataactaattattattGTAAGTGGATATTTAAATATATGGTGATTCATATTGGTGATTACTGGTTATTCATGTAATTGGATATTCATATAAATGGTTATTCatattggtgattcatataaataGATTGGAAAACAGGTTATGCATAtgactggtgattcatataataaaaaggaATAACAGATTAAGTTCATATTTGTGATACATATTAACTCTCAAGAtgactggtgattcatataattgtTTATTCATTGGTTAATTGACTCACTTTTTTTATTGAAGTAGTGATTCATACGgtatatggtgattcatatataaataaattaacgTAACTTCATATTAGCGATATATTTTTTTGACGTATATTTCAGTTATGTCTTGCTATACAAATCGCCGAAATGTAGTTGGGTATTCAAGGCGTCCTGTAAGCATGGTACTGATACATTTATAGTACTTACTTTCAACGATGAACACACCTGTTCAATAATGGACAAAGTATTTGAGCAGCAGCATGCAACCATTGCCTTTGTAGCTGGAATAACAGCTCCAAAGTTGGTGAACTACAAAAGAATAATCACCCCAAGCGACATtattgaagatataaaaataaaacttgGTTTAGACATAGATTACATAAAGGCGTGGCGTTCTAAAGAACGTGCTTTAAAGATATTGAGAAGGCGACCAGCTGACGAATATAAGAAAATACCTACCTACGTATTCATGTTAAACCATAAGTCTCCGGATAATCAGTTCATGTATCTATTCGTAGCACTACAACCTTTTATTAGGGGATTTGGGTTTTGTAGGTCTGTTGTGGTAGTAGACGGTAGACACATGAGAGGACCATATCAGGGAACATTTATTTTAGCTAGCACACTTGATGGAGCAGATATTGCACGtagtgatttatttattttcttacaaatGATGGTAATTGTTATATAACTTAGACATAATAGTTGTTTGATATTATGTATCAAGACATATATTGTCGCTTGCATATGGGGTTGTAGATTTTGAGAATGATTCATCCTGGACGTggtttttccagcaattcaagtgTGCTTTCGGTGAGCGCGATAATATGTGCATTGTCTCTGATAGACATGAAAGCATAATCAAGGCAGTTGGTGTGATCTATCCGTGTATACCACATTTTGCTTGTATTTGGCATCTTTGGAATAATGTCTGCACGAATTATAGAAAGAGTAAGGACAAGCTGACCGGCGAGTTTTTTGCCATGGCTAAAGGACAAGTTGACCGGCGAGTTTTTTGTCATGGCTAAAGTATACAAGTTAGATGATTTTGATGAGCTTGTGTGTAAAGTGGGAAAGATTGACAATAGAGTTATGGTATATTCGAAAAATATTGGATTTGAAAAGTGGTCACGAGTTCATGCTCCAATAAATAGGGGGAGGATGATGACTTTCATCATGGCAGAATATATCAACTCTCGTCTTGTTGAGGCTCGTGAACTgccaattttaaattttcttgaacAGGTCAGAATCTTATTTGGTGTGTGGAACCGAAAAAAAAGAGACCGATCTAACTTTCTTTCTAAAAAGTCAATGGAAGGTCGGTttcaacaaattcttcaattGAACGAGGCAAAGTTATCACGTATGATGTtaagttaaaataataattagtatACTTTAACTAAGTTGGTTTGCAAATTTTTTTTAACATTCTGATAACAGATGTATCAAAGTGATACATCTGGGAGTCATatgtatcattttgatacatttgttgAAATATGCTTCCActtgaatttttgttctttatatttaattaatctggATCTTTTATGGTTCATATATTATGTTGACTTGCATAAAActttatgaaataatattttcagATTAGGGAATCAACTAACTACATATACGGTGTGtatgaagaaggaagaaaatacaTTGTTCGGTTGGATAATAGAACTTGCAACTGTGATAGATTTCAGCTTGATGAGATACTATGCGCGCATGTTAGTGCTATTTTGAAAAGCAaacatgtaaagaaaataaaggcataCTGCTCAGATTACTACAAGAAGGAGGCACTGGTGAAGACTTATGAAATGTCGCTTTGTCCAATGCCCGATAAACAAGACTGGCATGTACCACCGGAGGTGTTAGAAGATGTGGTTTTGCCTTCAAAATATAAACGCCCACCAGGAAGACCAAAGAAAggcagaaaaaataaaagtagtgaAAAGTTTTCATCAACATCAAATCGTTGTGGCAAGTGTGGGTATAAAGGCCACAACAGACGTACTTGCAACTACTTTTCAAAAGAGATGTGGCATTTTCTCCATAGAATTTAATCAGACATGTTTACTTAGTTCaaagttttgaattcaataatttgagTTAATTACTCAAAAAATCGTTGCTTGATATATTCTGTTTATAATTCGAAAAGATATGTGTTTTTAAGATTATTGTTTATAATTCACTAGTACTATCATCTTATGTAGATATGTTAAGAGTTAATGAGAAATGCTAGTGATACATTTCCtaaatgaaattataaagtgATACATGTTACTATTTAATCTCAACAGGTTAATTGGTGATACCTTTTAATCATATTgttttcaattgatacatattaaaaaactTAATATTGTTATGTGATTCATTAACCAATTCATGTAAAATTAGTTGATTCAtattagaaattaaaattaacatgttaattggtgatacattttCAACATATTAGTTACAGTTTATTCAGTTCTAATCATTTTTAACTGGTGATTCATTTTAACCATTTGAAAAATAGTGATTCATATAATTAGTGAATTATTTAACTGGTTATTCATGAAGCTGGAGATTCATATGATTACAGAATATAACTGGCGATAACAGAATACAACTTAACATATTAAGTTGtatttggtgattcatataaaaaCAGGTTAATaatataaatggtgattcatatggtatttggtgatacatattaaaaaactTAATATTGTTATGTGATTCATATAAACCATTCGTGTAAAATTAGTTGATTCAtattagaaattaaaattaacatGTTAATTGGTGATCCATCTTCAACATATGGGTTACAGTTTATTCaggtttaattattttttaatggcgATTCATTTTAACCATTTGAAAAATGGTGATTCACATaattagtgatttatttaatTGACTATTCATGAAAGTGGAGATTCATATGATTACAGATTATAAATGGTGATAACACAATATAACTTATTAAGTTATATTTGGTGATTCATGTAAAAACTGGTTAGTAATATAAacggtgattcatatggtatttgGTCATACATATTAGATCACTTCTGATTGTTAACAAAATATTGATGCTATATATCAataaataaaactgaaaatttgtGATAGATTATGTAAGTTAAACTGTCACAAAAGTACTAATACCAGATCTGCTTCCAGATTAAAATGTCATGACATTTTATAGAAAAAAACATGTTGTTATGATACATCCATAAATccccaaacataaaaaaatcGAAAAACCAGAATTCAACAGACATAAGAAACCAATATCCTTTTGTCACACA
Proteins encoded in this window:
- the LOC107867264 gene encoding uncharacterized protein LOC107867264 gives rise to the protein MLIIQVICYLGVSDLDVGVFNVKIKMSILDEFRKFCLLDCSSYKQKNAQKTESHSFVQIVSVTRWSKKQKAQIPGRSMELDDWKWKAMGIRSSGWDDSDTSSSISKKRTIPLVLF
- the LOC124898081 gene encoding uncharacterized protein LOC124898081 — protein: MGGEELISDYYNSVAKVNQKYKNKATLVWVMRNYAIKHRFNFKAERSDKQSYVLLYKSPKCSWVFKASCKHGTDTFIVLTFNDEHTCSIMDKVFEQQHATIAFVAGITAPKLVNYKRIITPSDIIEDIKIKLGLDIDYIKAWRSKERALKILRRRPADEYKKIPTYVFMLNHKSPDNQFMYLFVALQPFIRGFGFCRSVVVVDGRHMRGPYQGTFILASTLDGADIARSDLFIFLQMMQFKCAFGERDNMCIVSDRHESIIKAVGVIYPCIPHFACIWHLWNNVCTNYRKSKDKLTGEFFAMAKGQVDRRVFCHG
- the LOC124898082 gene encoding uncharacterized protein LOC124898082, whose amino-acid sequence is MAEYINSRLVEARELPILNFLEQIRESTNYIYGVYEEGRKYIVRLDNRTCNCDRFQLDEILCAHVSAILKSKHVKKIKAYCSDYYKKEALVKTYEMSLCPMPDKQDWHVPPEVLEDVVLPSKYKRPPGRPKKGRKNKSSEKFSSTSNRCGKCGYKGHNRRTCNYFSKEMWHFLHRI